In Malania oleifera isolate guangnan ecotype guangnan chromosome 8, ASM2987363v1, whole genome shotgun sequence, a single window of DNA contains:
- the LOC131162516 gene encoding uncharacterized protein LOC131162516 isoform X1: MPSSADSFLRQLSGKEAWKSSSRRWGGGSSKRFDGCGRSLKQVEGLNMYGSYIDGLSSEENGGGGLGMRKRVMVVVDNSSYSKHAMIWALTHVTNKADLLTLLHIIPPSHSHTASDRAASSSSNPADLASSLGSLCKACKPEVEVEALVIQGPKLATVMSQVKKLEVSVLVLGQRKPSSFLHCLCGSSGEEDFVEQCINGTANTECLAIGVRKQSRGVGGYLITTRCHKNFWLLA, from the exons ATGCCTAGCTCTGCAGATTCATTTTTGAGGCAGCTAAGTGGGAAAGAGGCATGGAAATCTTCATCAAGGAGATGGGGCGGTGGGAGTAGCAAGAGGTTTGATGGGTGCGGGAGAAGCTTGAAGCAGGTGGAAGGGCTGAACATGTATGGCAGCTACATCGATGGGCTTAGTAGTGAGGAGAATGGAGGTGGGGGTTTGGGAATGAGGAAGAGGGTGATGGTGGTGGTGGATAACTCTTCATATTCCAAGCACGCCATGATATGGGCTCTCACTCATGTCACTAACAAGGCTGATTTGCTCACTCTCCTCCACATCATTCCCCCTTCACACTCGCACACAGCTTCTGACAGAGCTGCGTCTTCTTCTTCTAATCCAGCTGACCTCGCTAGCTCTCTTGGGTCCCTCTGCAAGGCCTGCAAACCTGAG GTGGAGGTGGAAGCATTGGTGATACAGGGACCAAAGCTAGCGACGGTGATGAGCCAGGTGAAGAAGCTGGAGGTTTCGGTGCTGGTGCTGGGGCAGAGGAAGCCCTCTTCGTTCCTCCACTG TCTATGTGGAAGCAGCGGGGAAGAGGATTTTGTGGAGCAGTGCATCAACGGTACTGCTAATACAGAGTGCTTGGCAATTGGAGTGAGGAAACAGAGCAGAGGCGTCGGTGGCTACCTCATCACCACCAGATGCCACAAAAACTTCTGGCTCTTGGCCTAG
- the LOC131162516 gene encoding uncharacterized protein LOC131162516 isoform X2 — MPSSADSFLRQLSGKEAWKSSSRRWGGGSSKRFDGCGRSLKQVEGLNMYGSYIDGLSSEENGGGGLGMRKRVMVVVDNSSYSKHAMIWALTHVTNKADLLTLLHIIPPSHSHTASDRAASSSSNPADLASSLGSLCKACKPEMWPGRVVLMMVDGSGGGGSIGDTGTKASDGDEPGEEAGGFGAGAGAEEALFVPPLSMWKQRGRGFCGAVHQRYC; from the exons ATGCCTAGCTCTGCAGATTCATTTTTGAGGCAGCTAAGTGGGAAAGAGGCATGGAAATCTTCATCAAGGAGATGGGGCGGTGGGAGTAGCAAGAGGTTTGATGGGTGCGGGAGAAGCTTGAAGCAGGTGGAAGGGCTGAACATGTATGGCAGCTACATCGATGGGCTTAGTAGTGAGGAGAATGGAGGTGGGGGTTTGGGAATGAGGAAGAGGGTGATGGTGGTGGTGGATAACTCTTCATATTCCAAGCACGCCATGATATGGGCTCTCACTCATGTCACTAACAAGGCTGATTTGCTCACTCTCCTCCACATCATTCCCCCTTCACACTCGCACACAGCTTCTGACAGAGCTGCGTCTTCTTCTTCTAATCCAGCTGACCTCGCTAGCTCTCTTGGGTCCCTCTGCAAGGCCTGCAAACCTGAG atgTGGCCGGGAAGAGTGGTACTGATGATGGTTGATGGATCAGGTGGAGGTGGAAGCATTGGTGATACAGGGACCAAAGCTAGCGACGGTGATGAGCCAGGTGAAGAAGCTGGAGGTTTCGGTGCTGGTGCTGGGGCAGAGGAAGCCCTCTTCGTTCCTCCACTG TCTATGTGGAAGCAGCGGGGAAGAGGATTTTGTGGAGCAGTGCATCAACGGTACTGCTAA
- the LOC131162623 gene encoding zinc finger BED domain-containing protein RICESLEEPER 2-like, whose protein sequence is MAHGTCLRPSFRLHASVQASAILNKSEKNSSSINDGTSKKRQRRKTSVAWDEFYLLPIDVDGKQKAKCKKCGAEYVTNASTHGTANLRRHINNCPLRDNYDMKQMHMDYGTKLHAKKIEQDVYREKMAIAVIKHCYPFSWVEHEGNRDVHKYLNPDVKPISRNTVKVDVLKIHKREKEKLKLTLQSAFGRVYLTSDCWSSPTTEGYLCITVHFVDENWSIDRKIFSITLKNATANDSMQDILSSQLSLQAPLVSGGEYFHVRCYAHILNLIVQEGLKVIERVVYNIRESVKYIKGSEGRKLKFEECIKQVGILASISLRLDVPTRWNSTFMMIESALIYRRALIHYVLLDANYKYCPSNEEWNRAEVICNFLKPFYDMTKLFSGSDYPTSNLYFSNIWKIQLHLLETMENPDCIVNGMAAKMKEKFDKY, encoded by the exons ATGGCACACGGCACATGCCTTCGGCCGTCCTTCAGGCTTCATGCTTCAGTTCAGGCTTCAGCAATTCTCA ATAAATCTGAAAAGAACAgttcttctatcaatgatggcACTAGCAAAAAGAGACAACGTAGAAAGACATCAGTTGCTTGGGATGAATTTTATTTGTTACCTATAgatgttgatggaaaacagaaggCAAAATGTAAAAAATGTGGGGCTGAATATGTTACTAATGCTTCAACCCATGGGACGGCAAATTTAAGACGCCACATTAATAATTGTCCATTACGTGATAATTATGATATGAAGCAGATGCATATGGATTATGGAACCAAACTTCATGCGAAAAAAATTGAGCAAGATGTTTATCGTGAGAAGATGGCAATTGCCGTAATCAAACATTGTTATCCTTTTTCATGGGTTGAGCATGAAGGAAAtcgagatgtgcataaatatcttAATCCTGATGTTAAACCAATTTCTAGGAACACTGTTAAAGTTGATgtattgaaaatacataaaaggGAGAAGGAGAAACTTAAACTTACACTACAGAGTGCTTTTGGTAGAGTGTATTTGACTTCTGATTGTTGGTCTTCTCCTACAACTGAAGGATATTTGTGCATTACAGTTCATTTTGTGGATGAAAATTGG AGTATTGATAGGAAGATATTTTCCATCACATTAAAAAATGCAACTGCTAATGATAGTATGCAAGATATTCTTTCAAGTCAATTGTCTTTGCAAGCACCTTTAGTAAGTGGCGGTGAATATTTTCATGTAAGGTGTTATGCTCATATTTTGAATCTTATTGTTCAAGAAGGCTTAAAAGTGATTGAACGTGTTGTGTATAACATTAGAGAAAGTGTCAAGTACATAAAGGGTTCAGAAGGTAGAAAACTTAAGTTTGAAGAGTGCATTAAACAAGTTGGTATACTTGCTTCAATCAGTTTGCGCTTGGATGTACCAACTAGGTGGAATTCAACTTTCATGATGATAGAAAGTGCACTCATATATCGACGGGCTTTAATTCATTATGTTTTACTTGATGCAAATTATAAGTATTGTCCGTCAAATGAAGAGTGGAATAGAGCTGAGGTCATTTGCAATTTCTTGAAGCCATTTTACGACATGACAAAACTCTTCTCGGGTTCGGATTATCCtacatctaatttgtatttttcaaatatatggaaaattcaaTTGCATTTACTTGAAACAATGGAAAATCCGGATTGCATTGTTAATGGTATGGctgcaaaaatgaaagagaagttcGATAAATATTAG